In one Rhopalosiphum padi isolate XX-2018 chromosome 3, ASM2088224v1, whole genome shotgun sequence genomic region, the following are encoded:
- the LOC132925990 gene encoding E3 SUMO-protein ligase ZBED1-like, with protein MNAINQMSLSFCSSSGFQQFMAIIEPNYLICKEGAIKRRLKAFKSSVEEQIKKELRNAKSCTSDCWSSISLESYITVTSHFIDDQWCPKSYTLTTHQLEDRHTALNLSNQLETTFSKWEIEQKVMAVVTDNAKNVLNAVNLLTNITEKNDRTCSVHTLQLAINNGLKYDKIEQLIQLSNKIVGHFKHSNVATQCLKTKQEQLGLPTECLIQSCKTRWNSVFMMLDRLYENRCPVSNVFADRTVTTAAMAQKFEVTENQWAAIETIVKLLKPLQIITTVFCGEKYCSISMVRPLLNIVIEKHLQPQINDDEIAQNFKYIVIQELKDRFKLNWNPSSVASARQIASFLDPKYKDLEHDAADAREEIRTRVKSLLDDISEHNDDMQIQTSETKNSFGGLAFLYGDKGNCNTDDSTVQFKNYLAEPLLRFDFDALEWWKTRATKYPLMVVLAVKYLGIPATSVSSERCFSTAGNIVTA; from the coding sequence ATGAATGCGATCAACCAAATGTCATTATCATTTTGTTCAAGTTCTGGGTTTCAACAGTTCATGGCTATCATCGaaccaaattatttaatatgtaaagaaGGAGCTATAAAACGAAGACTCAAAGCATTTAAATCGTCGGTTgaagaacaaataaaaaaagaattaagaaATGCCAAGAGTTGTACATCTGACTGTTGGTCATCAATATCTCTAGAATCGTATATAACAGTTACTTCACATTTTATTGATGACCAGTGGTGCCCAAAATCTTACACTCTGACAACTCACCAATTGGAGGACCGCCATACAGCTCTCAATCTAAGTAATCAGTTGGAAACTACTTTTAGTAAATGGGAAATCGAACAAAAAGTTATGGCAGTAGTTACTGATAAcgcaaaaaatgttttgaatgcTGTCAATTTACTTACtaatattacagaaaaaaatgaCCGTACATGTTCCGTGCATACTTTACAACTTGCGATTAACAATGGTttgaaatatgataaaatagaacaattaattcaattaagtaataaaatcgtTGGTCATTTTAAACATTCAAATGTGGCCACTCAATGTTTAAAGACTAAGCAAGAACAACTTGGTTTACCAACGGAATGTTTAATTCAAAGTTGTAAAACCAGATGGAACTCCGTATTCATGATGTTGGATCGACTTTATGAAAATAGGTGTCCAGTATCAAATGTCTTTGCTGATCGCACAGTTACTACAGCAGCAATGGCACAAAAGTTCGAAGTAACCGAGAACCAATGGGCAGCTATAGAAACTATAGTTAAATTACTTAAGCCTCTACAAATAATTACAACTGTATTTTGTGGTGAAAAGTATTGTTCAATTTCAATGGTCAGGCCTCTCCTTAACATTGTTATAGAAAAGCATTTACAGCCTCAGATAAATGACGATGAAATTGctcaaaatttcaaatacattgTAATACAAGAATTAAAAGACCGTTTCAAGTTAAACTGGAATCCTTCTAGTGTTGCGTCTGCTCGACAAATCGCATCTTTTCTCGACCCAAAATACAAAGATTTAGAACATGATGCAGCAGATGCAAGAGAAGAAATTCGAACCCGAGTCAAGAGTTTGTTAGATGATATAAGTGAACATAATGACGATATGCAAATTCAAACATCTGAGACAAAAAATAGCTTCGGGGGACTTGCGTTTCTATACGGTGATAAGGGCAACTGTAATACAGATGATTCTAcagttcaatttaaaaattacttggcAGAACCACTATTACGGTTTGATTTTGATGCATTGGAATGGTGGAAGACGCGTGCAACGAAGTATCCATTAATGGTTGTTTTAGCTGTTAAGTATTTAGGGATACCAGCAACGTCAGTAAGTTCCGAACGGTGTTTCTCGACTGCTGGAAACATTGTGACGGCTTAG
- the LOC132925991 gene encoding uncharacterized protein LOC132925991 → MPPKRQTINEETFQTFKKEIERNSQFLVQQLLKKINDNEENYNKKIKNIKEDYDEKIEKLKKEVREINNKNQNNMTRVEEHNVRNSNIEISKPTFYGNQKDQHPIDFLQNLEEYFKVKQISREERLIVMRDCLKNAANNWYLTIKFQIKNYSEFRDAFIDEFWSREIQIQTWSSCLNTSHVPNNTTYREHFSQWASRLRHLQVPQLSEEEIVRNIASHYPGYLRAILVSLPEKSIFNAMKILSTEENRKERPETANTENSTSNQPPRNNNWRSSGSERNPRHDQPRNNWNGQPQHNNHSHPQRNWNQRGQQRENGSDQPQINQVSVDAIEEVNERNDNLHTSHAVNSIPTNNRMISPYIQCEIEGESMQLLVDTGATISVLTKEIVDRIIQNNNRVPMLPISGVQISNAIGKKICKISKQIFCECKMGPATIFANFVQVENLNEKGIIGADVLRQYNTQINFSNRTVTWNINQTIYHTPFANIEPKVITEDHQMNRIQITSNDDENNQHLGDEQRLEFAQLLDQYRHIFSDRPGKIEQYQCRIKVKEGEPVYQRPYPIPMSKVGKMDRE, encoded by the coding sequence ATGCCACCGAAAAGGCAGACAATCAATGAAGAAACATTCCAAACATTCAAAAAAGAAATCGAAAGGAATAGTCAATTTCTGGTACaacaactattaaaaaagataaacGATAATGAAGAAAACTACAATAAAaagatcaaaaatattaaagaagatTACGAtgaaaaaatcgaaaaacttaaaaaagaagTACGAGAAatcaacaataaaaatcaaaataatatgacacGTGTGGAGGAGCATAACGTACGGAACTCCAACATAGAAATATCAAAACCGACATTTTATGGCAATCAAAAAGATCAACACCCGATAGATTTCTTACAAAATTTAGAAGAATATTTCAAAGTCAAACAAATAAGCAGAGAAGAAAGACTGATCGTCATGCGAGACTGTCTCAAGAACGCTGCAAATAATTGGTACTTAacaatcaaatttcaaattaaaaattactctgAGTTTAGAGATgcgtttattgatgaattttggTCGAGAGAAATACAAATTCAGACATGGAGTAGTTGTCTCAACACATCACATGTACCAAATAATACTACATACAGAGAACACTTCTCACAATGGGCATCCCGACTACGTCACCTACAAGTCCCACAATTATCAGAAGAAGAAATAGTAAGGAATATAGCGAGTCATTACCCAGGGTATCTCAGAGCAATATTGGTATCTCTACcagaaaaatcaattttcaacGCCATGAAAATACTTAGTACCGAGGAAAATCGTAAAGAAAGACCCGAGACAGCAAATACAGAAAACAGTACCAGCAACCAGCCACCGAGGAACAACAATTGGAGAAGTTCTGGCAGTGAGAGAAATCCAAGACACGACCAGCCACGAAACAACTGGAATGGCCAACCACAACACAACAATCATAGTCACCCACAAAGAAATTGGAATCAAAGGGGACAACAGAGAGAAAACGGCAGCGACCAGCCACAAATCAACCAAGTCAGTGTAGATGCGATAGAAGAAGTAAACGAAAGAAATGACAACCTACACACGTCACATGCCGTCAATAGTATACCCACTAATAATAGAATGATTAGCCCATATATACAATGTGAAATTGAAGGTGAGTCGATGCAGCTATTAGTTGACACTGGAGCAACAATTAGTGTTCTAACAAAAGAAATCGTGGACCGGATTATTCAAAACAACAACCGTGTACCAATGTTACCGATCAGTGGAGTCCAAATAAGTAACGCTATCGGGAAAAAGATATGCAAAATATCTAAACAAATTTTTTGTGAATGCAAGATGGGACCAGCGACCATTTTCGCGAACTTTGTGCAAGTGGAAAACTTAAACGAGAAGGGAATAATCGGGGCAGACGTTCTACGACAATACAATACGCAAATAAATTTCAGTAATAGAACAGTGACATGGAacataaatcaaacaatttacCATACACCATTTGCGAACATTGAACCAAAAGTCATAACTGAGGATCATCAAATGAATAGGATACAGATCACTAGCAATGATGACGAGAACAACCAACACCTGGGGGACGAGCAGCGATTAGAATTTGCCCAGCTGTTGGACCAGTATCGACATATATTTTCCGACCGTCCAGGAAAAATTGAACAATATCAATGTCGAATAAAAGTCAAAGAAGGGGAGCCAGTCTACCAGAGACCGTACCCTATACCAATGTCCAAGGTCGGAAAAATGGATAGAGAA
- the LOC132927084 gene encoding LOW QUALITY PROTEIN: MATH and LRR domain-containing protein PFE0570w-like (The sequence of the model RefSeq protein was modified relative to this genomic sequence to represent the inferred CDS: substituted 1 base at 1 genomic stop codon), translating into MWSIVCFTNENTIECVPNFWFKNSMCAWPNKNCKIKSQLAVERRLSPNSIEFDYYEARPLARDITNLSEAYKKLKQAEDTSELSNVESAKKKKHIRKREKQSSSKQLVKKREVNRKFALTIDKNQSILNSPPKYDVYKKKRDNTMKNDNGYKDAKNSFPKSDKNNASQIELFNSANKNNKEIGNSSSDDNIIDNYDDSDDDETYEPFMRKHSPDLLSPFKSDLVHQNNVNEISTPMNSNKRQDDLLKCNSDGNETPEYYFNKGSSSXKKTKLTNSSYLNMNDYNTSDDPKQSSTNEILKSLLRSITNIKYELKDITTKIDRIEERQTNIMMLHSNSSGDVLHTNNSNIDETWNFPLTSFEELDGFEQKLLDDGYKLKLISYLRRLEKPTIGAMTREILSKLFNNDLLAQFSYVGQKGKKVFSVLNTCSILFAAVRSVNNYKNCTDIDIIKPLKPYLANATFRGKQKRKD; encoded by the exons ATGTGGTCAATAGTTTGTTTTACCAATGAAAATACTATTGAATGTGTACCaaatttttggtttaaaaattcAATGTGTGCATGGCcaaataaaaattgcaaaataaaatcTCAATTAGCAGTAGAGCGTCGTTTATCACCTAACTCAATTGAGTTTGATTATTATGAAGCGCGGCCATTAGCAAGAGATATAA CTAATTTAAGTGAAgcctataaaaaattgaaacaggCAGAAGACACTTCTGAGCTGTCAAATGTAGaaagtgcaaaaaaaaaaaaacatattcgtAAACGTGAAAAACAAAGTTCTAGTAAACAGCTTGTAAAAAAACGAGAAGTGAATCGTAAATTTGCACTTACAATAGATAAGAACCAATCAATCCTTAATTCTCCACCTAAATatgatgtgtataaaaaaaaaa GAGATAATACTATGAAGAACGATAATGGCTACAAAGATGCAAAGAACAGTTTTCCAAAATCAGATAAAAATAATGCTTCACAGATTGAACTATTTAATagtgctaataaaaataataaag AAATCGGTAATAGTAGcagtgatgataatataattgataattatgacGATTCTGATGATGATGAAACATATGAACCATTTATGAGAAAACATTCTCCAGATTTATtga gtcCATTTAAAAGTGATTTGGTAcatcaaaataatgttaatgaaaTATCTACACCCATGAACAGTAATAAAAGACAAGACGACTTACTCAAATGTAATAGCGATGGCAATGAAACACcagaat attattttaataaaggatccagttcataaaaaaaaacgaagttAACAAActcatcatatttaaatatgaatgatTATAATACCAGTGATGATCCAAAGCAAAGTTCTACAAATg aAATACTGAAATCTCTTTTACGATCTATTACCAACATTAAGTATGAATTAAAAGACATAACAACAAAAATTGATAGGATAGAGGAAagacaaacaaatattatgatgCTTCACAGTAATAGTAGTGGTGATGTTTTACacactaataatagtaatattgatGAAACTTGGAATTTCCCTCTTACTTCTTTTGAAGAGTTGGATGGTTTTGAACAAAAGTTATTGGACGATGGCTATAAActtaaattg atcAGTTATTTGAGAAGATTAGAAAAACCAACAATTGGAGCGATGACTAGggaaattttgtcaaaattatttaacaacgaTTTACTAGCACAATTTTCTTACGTTGGTCAAAaaggaaaaaaagtattttcagtACTTAACACATGTTCTATCTTATTTG ctGCTGTTAGAAGtgtcaacaattataaaaattgtactgACATTGATATAATAAAGCCATTGAAGCCATACTTAGCTAATGCTACTTTTCGCggaaaacaaaaaagaaaagattga